A stretch of the Archangium violaceum genome encodes the following:
- the panB gene encoding 3-methyl-2-oxobutanoate hydroxymethyltransferase — protein sequence MKDKVTIHTLKRLKQSGQKITMVTAYDATFAHVFDEAGADVLLVGDSLGMVIQGHDSTLPVTMDQMVYHSLAVNRGTKRALVVTDMPFMSYQVSVEEAVRNAGRLVAEGKAGAVKLEGGAEFADVISAIVRASIPVMGHLGLTPQSVHKMGGYVVQGRDEDAANKILEDALALERAGCFSLVLEGVPLELGRQITQRLSIPTIGIGAGRYCDGQVLVCYDLLGMNPDFKPKFVKRYANLHGSITEAVGAYFSEVRAGTFPDEEHSFKSKPIRLVTAPPESTTDAPAEGAEKMGPVYGAPV from the coding sequence ATGAAGGACAAGGTCACCATCCATACGCTGAAGCGCCTGAAACAGAGCGGCCAGAAGATCACCATGGTCACGGCCTACGATGCCACCTTTGCCCACGTCTTCGATGAAGCCGGGGCGGACGTGCTGCTCGTGGGGGACTCGCTGGGCATGGTCATCCAGGGCCATGACTCCACCCTTCCGGTCACGATGGACCAGATGGTGTACCACTCGCTCGCGGTCAACCGCGGGACGAAGCGGGCGCTGGTGGTGACCGACATGCCCTTCATGAGCTACCAGGTGTCGGTGGAGGAGGCGGTCCGCAACGCCGGCCGGCTGGTGGCGGAGGGCAAGGCGGGAGCGGTGAAGCTGGAGGGCGGCGCCGAGTTCGCCGACGTCATCTCCGCCATCGTCCGCGCCAGCATCCCCGTCATGGGCCACCTGGGCCTCACGCCGCAGTCGGTGCACAAGATGGGCGGCTACGTGGTGCAGGGCCGTGACGAGGACGCCGCGAACAAGATCCTCGAGGACGCCCTCGCGCTGGAGCGCGCCGGTTGTTTCTCCCTGGTGCTCGAGGGCGTGCCGCTGGAGCTGGGGCGGCAGATCACCCAGCGCCTCTCCATCCCCACCATCGGCATTGGCGCGGGCAGGTACTGCGACGGCCAGGTGCTCGTCTGTTACGACCTGCTGGGGATGAACCCGGACTTCAAGCCCAAGTTCGTGAAGCGCTACGCCAACCTCCACGGCTCCATCACCGAGGCCGTGGGCGCCTACTTCTCCGAAGTGCGCGCGGGCACGTTCCCGGACGAGGAGCACTCCTTCAAGTCCAAGCCCATCCGCCTCGTGACGGCTCCTCCGGAGTCCACGACGGACGCGCCCGCCGAGGGCGCCGAGAAGATGGGTCCCGTGTACGGAGCTCCGGTCTAG
- a CDS encoding carbon-nitrogen hydrolase family protein — protein MHLIAAAQMVSTADKAHNLESATRLVRRAADLGARLVGLPENFSWMGPEAERSGAAETLEGPTLSRMAELARERRITLLAGSILEKGAPGGRLYNTTVLFGPDGSRLAVYRKMHLFDVDVGDGTPYRESEAVAPGTDVVVADTEVGRLGLSICYDLRFPELYRRLAKDGATLLAVPAAFTLMTGKDHWEVLLRARAIENQCYLFAPAQGGRHSPQRVTWGHAMVVDPWGLVTARASEGEGLAVAPVDPDLLARIRKNLPCLQHRRLD, from the coding sequence ATGCACCTCATTGCCGCAGCCCAGATGGTGTCCACCGCGGACAAGGCTCACAACCTGGAATCGGCCACCCGGCTCGTCCGGCGTGCGGCCGACCTCGGAGCGCGCCTGGTAGGCCTGCCCGAGAACTTCAGCTGGATGGGTCCCGAGGCCGAGCGCTCGGGGGCCGCCGAAACCCTCGAGGGACCCACCCTCTCGCGCATGGCGGAGCTGGCGCGCGAGCGTCGCATCACCCTGCTGGCGGGCTCCATCCTGGAGAAGGGCGCGCCCGGCGGTCGCCTCTACAACACCACCGTCCTCTTCGGGCCGGACGGCTCGCGTCTGGCCGTGTACCGGAAGATGCACCTCTTCGACGTGGACGTGGGCGATGGCACGCCCTACCGCGAGTCCGAGGCCGTGGCCCCGGGCACCGACGTGGTGGTGGCGGACACGGAGGTGGGCCGGCTGGGCCTCTCCATCTGCTACGACCTGCGCTTCCCCGAGCTGTACCGGCGCCTGGCGAAGGACGGGGCCACCCTGCTCGCCGTGCCCGCCGCCTTCACCCTCATGACGGGCAAGGACCACTGGGAGGTGCTGCTGCGCGCGCGCGCCATCGAGAACCAGTGCTATCTCTTCGCCCCCGCCCAGGGAGGGCGGCACTCGCCCCAGCGCGTCACCTGGGGCCACGCCATGGTGGTGGACCCCTGGGGACTGGTGACGGCCCGGGCCTCCGAGGGAGAGGGACTCGCCGTGGCGCCGGTGGACCCCGACCTGCTCGCCCGCATCCGCAAGAATCTGCCCTGCCTGCAACATCGACGACTGGACTGA
- a CDS encoding ClpXP protease specificity-enhancing factor SspB: MDKKGPEKKARLLAALDKGMVMIHLDARRPGVLVPPSLRNESHLRLNLSYRFDPPDLTVGEWGVRCTLSFSGSRFTVAVPWSALFAITSHVTKEFWMYPDDMPPELIQQTMVTTKAPMPESVTEQSAPPVEQRPRAVLREVARQEPPEEPPVATPIESEGPPEDEPPAPRRGHLRLVK; this comes from the coding sequence ATGGACAAGAAAGGTCCTGAGAAAAAGGCGCGGCTGTTGGCCGCACTGGATAAGGGCATGGTGATGATCCACCTGGACGCGCGTCGTCCGGGGGTCCTCGTGCCGCCCTCGCTGCGCAACGAGTCGCACCTGCGCCTCAACCTGTCCTACCGGTTCGATCCACCGGATTTGACGGTGGGCGAGTGGGGCGTGCGCTGCACCCTGAGCTTCTCGGGGAGCCGCTTCACGGTGGCGGTGCCCTGGTCGGCGCTCTTCGCCATCACCAGTCACGTGACGAAGGAATTCTGGATGTACCCGGACGACATGCCGCCCGAGCTCATCCAGCAGACGATGGTGACGACGAAGGCGCCGATGCCGGAGTCAGTGACGGAGCAGTCGGCCCCGCCGGTGGAGCAGCGCCCCCGGGCCGTGTTGCGCGAGGTGGCGCGGCAGGAGCCACCGGAGGAGCCGCCCGTCGCGACCCCGATCGAGTCCGAGGGTCCTCCCGAGGACGAGCCGCCCGCTCCGAGGCGTGGGCACCTGCGCCTGGTGAAGTGA
- the panC gene encoding pantoate--beta-alanine ligase gives MAPLVLRTVAETAAWAESIRRSGRRLALVPTMGFLHDGHISLMREGRARADVVAASIFVNPTQFGPNEDLSRYPRDMEGDLARCASAGVEAVFAPVPAEVYPPGFQTYVEVTQVSQGLCGARRPGHFKGVATVVTKLLCLFRPHLALFGEKDYQQLQVIRALARDLHLGVEIIGMPTVREPDGLAMSSRNAYLSPEERKRALALSRGLTAAQALYRSGTREASALVGVVRRELEAADLREDYVELVDATSLTPLPAVTPGQPARMLVAAFVGTTRLIDNQPIGG, from the coding sequence ATGGCACCGCTCGTCCTTCGCACTGTCGCCGAGACCGCCGCGTGGGCGGAGTCCATCCGCCGCTCGGGCCGCCGGCTGGCCCTGGTGCCCACCATGGGCTTCCTGCATGACGGACACATCTCGCTGATGCGCGAGGGGCGTGCCCGTGCCGACGTCGTCGCGGCCTCCATCTTCGTCAACCCCACGCAGTTCGGCCCCAACGAGGACCTGTCGCGCTACCCGCGGGACATGGAGGGGGACCTGGCCAGGTGTGCCAGCGCGGGGGTGGAGGCCGTCTTCGCCCCCGTGCCCGCCGAGGTGTACCCCCCGGGCTTCCAGACGTACGTGGAGGTGACGCAGGTGAGCCAGGGCCTGTGCGGCGCGCGCCGGCCCGGCCACTTCAAGGGCGTGGCCACGGTGGTGACGAAGCTGCTGTGCCTCTTCAGGCCCCACCTCGCCCTCTTCGGCGAGAAGGACTACCAGCAGCTCCAGGTCATCCGCGCCCTCGCGCGCGACCTGCACCTGGGGGTGGAAATCATCGGCATGCCCACCGTGCGCGAGCCGGACGGGCTGGCCATGAGCTCGCGCAATGCCTACCTGTCGCCGGAGGAGAGGAAGCGGGCGCTCGCCTTGTCGCGAGGCCTGACGGCGGCCCAGGCCCTCTACCGGAGCGGAACCCGCGAGGCTTCAGCTCTGGTGGGTGTGGTACGTCGGGAATTGGAGGCGGCGGACCTGCGCGAGGATTATGTGGAACTGGTGGATGCCACCTCGCTGACCCCGCTGCCGGCCGTGACCCCGGGCCAACCGGCCCGGATGCTGGTGGCGGCCTTCGTCGGTACCACACGGCTGATCGACAACCAGCCCATCGGAGGCTAG
- a CDS encoding FecR family protein — MVFVLSLGVLSVGCPADEKPTAPVHAPAVPPPVRRAQLKGLQGDVKVKRAAGDEWLPAQEGMPLFENDKVRTVAGAGAQVVFANGSMVNLGEDALIGIAETRRRPGQERTDLTVLRGRVDAELEDPARQSLSVTTPAATVRAGREIVFQ; from the coding sequence ATGGTGTTCGTCCTCTCGCTCGGGGTGCTCTCCGTGGGCTGCCCCGCCGACGAGAAGCCCACGGCCCCGGTGCATGCGCCGGCCGTGCCTCCGCCGGTGCGCCGCGCCCAACTCAAGGGGCTGCAGGGGGACGTGAAGGTGAAACGCGCGGCGGGGGATGAATGGCTCCCCGCCCAGGAGGGCATGCCCCTCTTCGAGAACGACAAGGTGCGGACCGTGGCGGGCGCAGGAGCACAGGTCGTCTTCGCCAACGGCAGTATGGTGAACCTGGGCGAGGACGCGTTGATTGGAATCGCGGAGACGCGGCGCAGGCCCGGCCAGGAGCGCACGGACCTGACCGTTCTGCGCGGGCGCGTGGACGCCGAGTTGGAAGATCCCGCGCGCCAGTCACTGTCCGTCACCACGCCAGCGGCCACTGTCCGGGCCGGAAGGGAGATCGTGTTCCAATGA
- a CDS encoding HD domain-containing phosphohydrolase, with the protein MRLFKTILLLMLLASLVPTVMVGLLSVSDTRELLVRDAQELAQERAKQLKLKAEGFLAEPTRAVLSMARVPHFFTLPLEQQQTYLSALLNQRREIQALTLFGPDGKRLPKLQAFAVNDVPPTALAEHEARATALLEGIGGLRFADVAWRPSGEAVVTFAVPVGEPIKGYIAADVSLAELQTMLAQERVGSTGFVYLADAKGHVLAGGGGLEANQDVSQRPVVVHLLQGLARTPDTDILHVGNFGEGDEAVVAAYATLADPHWAIVSEQPVALAYKQVETMERRLLLTVLAATLVALVLAAFFSRSVTRPLKGFIQGALELAQGRFGLEVNVPQKNELGELARTFNYMSKQLLAYDHENRGLYESLEQGYLETIVALANSIDSKDSYTRGHSQRVGDVAVEIGREMALSERELKQLQFGGILHDIGKIGIVESILCKQSRLTDEEMAIMREHPAIGDTIIKPISFLQAMRACVRSHHERWDGTGYPDGLKGEDIPLLARIVACADTFDACTSTRPYQKAMPLEKAVEILENLSGKQLDPAVVAALRRVLEKKGVRVEGHRLPVKLAS; encoded by the coding sequence ATGCGGCTCTTCAAGACCATCCTCCTGTTGATGCTGTTGGCCAGCCTCGTGCCCACGGTGATGGTGGGCCTGCTGTCCGTGTCCGACACGCGGGAGCTGCTGGTGCGCGATGCCCAGGAGCTGGCACAGGAGCGGGCCAAGCAGCTCAAGCTGAAGGCGGAGGGCTTCCTGGCCGAACCCACGCGCGCGGTGCTGAGCATGGCGCGCGTGCCCCACTTCTTCACCCTCCCGCTGGAGCAGCAGCAGACGTACCTCAGCGCGTTGCTCAACCAGCGCCGGGAAATCCAGGCCCTCACCCTCTTCGGTCCGGATGGCAAGCGGCTGCCGAAGCTGCAGGCCTTCGCCGTCAATGACGTGCCGCCCACGGCCCTGGCCGAGCACGAGGCCCGCGCCACGGCGCTGCTGGAGGGAATCGGCGGCCTGCGCTTCGCGGACGTCGCCTGGCGCCCCAGCGGCGAGGCGGTGGTGACGTTCGCCGTCCCCGTGGGCGAGCCCATCAAGGGCTACATCGCCGCGGACGTGTCGCTGGCGGAGCTGCAGACCATGCTCGCCCAGGAGCGCGTGGGCAGCACCGGCTTCGTCTACCTCGCCGACGCCAAGGGCCACGTACTCGCCGGCGGTGGCGGACTGGAGGCCAACCAGGACGTCTCCCAGCGGCCCGTGGTGGTGCACCTGCTCCAGGGCCTGGCGCGCACCCCGGACACCGACATCCTCCACGTGGGCAACTTCGGCGAGGGCGACGAGGCCGTGGTCGCCGCCTATGCCACGCTGGCCGATCCGCACTGGGCCATCGTCTCCGAGCAGCCGGTGGCGCTCGCCTACAAACAGGTGGAGACGATGGAGCGGCGGCTGCTGCTCACCGTCCTGGCCGCCACGCTGGTGGCCCTGGTGCTCGCCGCCTTCTTCTCGCGCAGCGTCACCCGCCCCCTCAAGGGCTTCATCCAGGGCGCCCTGGAGCTGGCCCAGGGCAGGTTCGGCCTCGAGGTCAACGTCCCCCAGAAGAACGAGCTGGGCGAGCTGGCCCGGACGTTCAACTACATGAGCAAGCAGCTGCTCGCGTACGACCACGAGAACCGCGGCCTCTACGAGAGCCTCGAGCAGGGCTACCTGGAGACGATCGTCGCGCTGGCCAACTCCATCGACTCCAAGGACTCCTATACGCGCGGCCACAGCCAGCGCGTGGGCGACGTGGCGGTGGAGATCGGCCGTGAGATGGCCCTCTCCGAGCGCGAGCTCAAGCAGCTGCAGTTCGGCGGCATCCTCCACGACATCGGGAAGATCGGCATCGTGGAGTCCATCCTCTGCAAGCAGTCGCGGCTCACCGACGAGGAGATGGCCATCATGCGCGAGCATCCGGCCATCGGCGACACCATCATCAAGCCCATCAGCTTCCTGCAGGCCATGCGCGCCTGCGTGCGCAGCCACCACGAGCGCTGGGACGGCACCGGCTACCCGGATGGGCTCAAGGGAGAGGACATCCCCCTGCTGGCCCGCATCGTGGCGTGCGCGGACACCTTCGACGCCTGCACCTCCACCCGCCCCTACCAGAAGGCCATGCCCCTGGAGAAGGCCGTGGAGATCCTCGAGAACCTCAGCGGCAAGCAGCTCGATCCCGCCGTGGTGGCGGCGCTGCGCCGGGTGCTGGAGAAGAAGGGCGTGCGCGTCGAGGGCCACCGTCTCCCCGTCAAGCTGGCCTCGTGA
- a CDS encoding deoxynucleoside kinase, translating into MDNRYIVVEGPIGVGKTSLSNILAERFSARRIFEIVEENPFLANFYADRQKYAFQTQIFFLLSRFKQQQELFQPDLFNSVTVSDYLFAKDRIFACLTLDSHELALYERVFEALSPRVTRPDLVIYLQARLDVLLHRIKKRGREFERQFDAGYLEELVHAYNEFFSHYTETPLLVVDTSDIDFVHDEGDLKGLLGAIDRARQGTQHYLPTGSKRP; encoded by the coding sequence ATGGACAACCGCTACATCGTGGTCGAGGGGCCCATCGGCGTCGGCAAGACGAGCCTCTCCAACATCCTCGCCGAGCGTTTCTCGGCCCGGCGCATCTTCGAGATCGTCGAGGAGAATCCCTTCCTCGCCAACTTCTACGCGGACCGGCAGAAGTACGCCTTCCAGACGCAGATCTTCTTCCTGCTCTCGCGCTTCAAGCAGCAGCAGGAGCTGTTCCAGCCGGACCTGTTCAACTCGGTGACGGTCAGCGACTACCTGTTCGCCAAGGACCGCATCTTCGCGTGCCTGACGCTGGACTCGCACGAACTGGCGCTCTACGAGCGTGTCTTCGAGGCGCTCAGCCCCCGCGTCACGAGGCCGGACCTCGTCATCTACCTGCAGGCGCGGCTGGACGTGCTGCTCCACCGCATCAAGAAGCGCGGTCGCGAGTTCGAGCGTCAGTTCGACGCCGGCTACCTGGAAGAGTTGGTGCACGCGTACAACGAGTTCTTCTCCCACTACACGGAGACGCCGCTGCTCGTGGTGGACACGTCGGACATCGACTTCGTCCACGACGAGGGGGACCTGAAGGGGCTGCTGGGCGCCATCGACCGGGCGCGTCAGGGCACCCAGCACTACCTCCCGACGGGGAGCAAGCGGCCCTGA
- the rimP gene encoding ribosome maturation factor RimP yields MAENIKQSVEARAQELLEPLVAGEGLELLEVEFVREREGWVLRLFIDKPGGRVGLDECSQVSRAVDTVLDVEDIIPHEYNLEVSSPGVNRPLKKPAHYERVKGQKVKVKTFGPIGEPPRKNFSGTLTEVGADAISVDVEGAGSFRIPFKDIAKANLEFEF; encoded by the coding sequence ATGGCGGAGAACATCAAGCAATCGGTGGAGGCAAGGGCGCAGGAGCTGCTCGAGCCCCTCGTTGCGGGCGAGGGGCTGGAGCTCCTCGAGGTGGAGTTCGTCCGCGAGCGCGAGGGCTGGGTCCTCCGCCTGTTCATCGACAAGCCGGGTGGGCGGGTAGGTCTGGACGAGTGCTCGCAGGTCTCGCGTGCGGTGGACACGGTGCTGGACGTGGAGGACATCATTCCCCACGAGTACAACCTGGAGGTCTCCAGCCCCGGGGTGAACCGTCCCCTGAAGAAGCCCGCGCACTACGAGCGGGTGAAGGGCCAGAAGGTGAAGGTGAAGACCTTCGGCCCCATCGGGGAGCCGCCGCGCAAGAATTTCTCCGGGACGCTCACCGAGGTGGGGGCCGACGCCATCTCCGTGGACGTGGAAGGTGCGGGCAGCTTCCGCATTCCCTTCAAGGACATCGCCAAGGCCAACCTGGAGTTCGAGTTCTAG
- a CDS encoding DUF971 domain-containing protein, with translation MSFWDRIKPTTRPVSATEAALSPDGTRLDLTWEDGVKTSASAQLLRQQCPCAGCVDEWTNKRTLDPARVPADLRITQVQPVGNYALSFVFSDGHGTGIYPWKLLRELTPPQG, from the coding sequence TTGAGCTTCTGGGATCGCATCAAACCCACCACGCGCCCCGTGTCCGCCACGGAGGCCGCGCTGTCTCCGGATGGCACCCGGTTGGATCTCACCTGGGAGGACGGGGTGAAGACGAGCGCCAGCGCGCAGCTGCTGCGCCAGCAGTGCCCCTGCGCCGGGTGCGTGGACGAGTGGACCAACAAGCGCACGCTGGACCCGGCCCGGGTGCCCGCGGATCTGCGCATCACCCAGGTGCAGCCGGTGGGCAACTACGCCCTCTCCTTCGTCTTCAGCGACGGACATGGCACCGGCATCTACCCGTGGAAGCTGCTGCGCGAGCTCACCCCGCCCCAGGGTTGA
- a CDS encoding protein kinase domain-containing protein gives MNESRYRLVRPLATGGMAELFLGVARGAEGFEKTVAIKRVLPHLAREPTIAQMFLAEARLATHLQHQNIATVYDVGNSPEGLFLVMELVDGWDLGVLLRHTARGDQRFPPHLVAFIGAQVLAGLVHAYRRVHNGRPVLTAHRDVSPSNILVSREGEVKVTDFGIARIEGLSIGTQPGTFKGKLPYSAPEALQGKPANDLSDQFSLGIVLYELLAGRHPFGDTTEEPMAFAMAITQREPPPLTDIPAPLAAVVKRALAKVPEARFPRPEDMAEALARYLAQAGEPATSPSLATFIASLNPPLTRVQQTESSEQQRSLDPTVRRPSLPTTLAVNPSFALELTEEWSERPGGPALSASGRLIVPTVPAPEPVPAPVTAQAPVPTPVPAAEPLRTREPHCPQCNARLPSAQASCSRCARQLAPGLSPLAEELPLARPRTRPGAAAPRSVLDMREEELELAERGPKRGTEYQPPKHRRRWGSAVATVAALLLLSGAAVLGMPYLRPLLARLRESTGTKEMPLLSIQSEPSGALVIVDGVELGTTPLVIDNTYPEGEISVKLTLKGYKPWKSRFTGGQPVSLEAKLRR, from the coding sequence GTGAACGAGTCCCGCTACCGGCTGGTGCGCCCCCTGGCCACGGGAGGAATGGCGGAACTGTTCCTGGGCGTGGCTCGCGGCGCGGAGGGCTTCGAGAAGACCGTGGCCATCAAGCGCGTGCTGCCGCACCTGGCGCGCGAGCCCACCATCGCGCAGATGTTCCTCGCCGAGGCGCGGCTGGCCACCCACCTGCAGCACCAGAACATCGCCACCGTCTACGACGTGGGCAACAGCCCCGAGGGCCTCTTCCTGGTGATGGAGCTGGTGGACGGCTGGGACCTGGGGGTGCTGCTCAGGCACACCGCCCGCGGAGACCAACGCTTCCCCCCACATCTGGTGGCCTTCATCGGGGCGCAGGTGCTCGCGGGCCTCGTGCACGCCTACCGCCGCGTGCACAACGGCCGCCCCGTGCTCACCGCCCACCGGGACGTCTCGCCCTCCAACATCCTCGTCTCGCGCGAGGGCGAGGTGAAGGTGACGGACTTCGGCATCGCCCGCATCGAGGGCCTGTCCATCGGCACGCAACCCGGCACCTTCAAGGGCAAGCTCCCCTACTCCGCTCCGGAGGCACTGCAGGGCAAGCCGGCCAACGACCTGAGTGATCAGTTCTCGCTCGGCATCGTCCTCTACGAGCTGCTCGCCGGACGGCACCCCTTCGGCGACACCACGGAGGAGCCGATGGCCTTCGCCATGGCCATCACGCAGCGCGAGCCCCCGCCCCTCACGGACATCCCCGCGCCCCTGGCCGCGGTGGTGAAACGCGCCCTGGCCAAGGTGCCCGAGGCCCGCTTTCCCCGGCCCGAGGACATGGCCGAGGCGCTGGCCCGCTATCTCGCCCAGGCCGGCGAGCCCGCCACCTCGCCGTCCCTGGCCACGTTCATCGCCAGCCTCAACCCGCCCCTCACCCGCGTCCAGCAGACGGAGTCCTCCGAGCAGCAGCGCAGCCTGGATCCGACCGTCCGGCGGCCCTCGCTTCCCACCACCCTGGCCGTGAATCCCTCCTTCGCGCTGGAGTTGACGGAGGAGTGGAGCGAGAGGCCCGGAGGGCCCGCGCTCAGCGCGAGCGGCCGGCTCATCGTGCCCACGGTCCCCGCCCCAGAGCCTGTCCCGGCTCCCGTCACGGCCCAGGCGCCGGTCCCCACCCCAGTCCCCGCCGCCGAGCCTCTCCGGACTCGAGAGCCCCACTGTCCCCAGTGCAACGCGCGCCTGCCCTCGGCCCAGGCCTCGTGCAGCCGCTGCGCCCGGCAACTGGCCCCGGGGCTCTCCCCTCTCGCCGAGGAGCTCCCGCTGGCCAGGCCACGAACCCGCCCTGGAGCCGCGGCCCCGCGCTCGGTGCTGGACATGCGGGAAGAGGAGTTGGAGCTGGCCGAGCGGGGCCCGAAACGGGGGACCGAATACCAACCGCCCAAGCACCGCCGCCGGTGGGGCTCCGCGGTGGCCACCGTGGCCGCGTTGCTGCTGCTATCAGGCGCGGCCGTGCTGGGAATGCCCTACCTCCGGCCCCTGCTGGCCAGACTCCGCGAATCGACGGGCACGAAGGAAATGCCCCTGCTCTCCATCCAGAGCGAGCCCTCGGGCGCCCTCGTGATCGTCGACGGCGTGGAGTTGGGCACCACGCCCCTGGTCATCGACAACACCTACCCCGAGGGGGAGATCTCCGTGAAGCTGACGCTCAAGGGCTACAAGCCCTGGAAGTCCCGGTTCACCGGCGGTCAGCCCGTGTCCCTGGAAGCGAAGCTCAGGCGCTGA
- the smpB gene encoding SsrA-binding protein SmpB, which produces MAGGKGKGGTEPGIKIITENRKARAAYTVDEKVEAGLQLSGSEVKALRAGTANLSDAYALPKGSELYLLNAHIGVYNPSSFFTHEPLRGRKLLMHREEIDRWTTKVRERGYSIIPLLLYFKNGRAKVELGLCRGKTHEDRRQDIKERETKREMDRAMRRR; this is translated from the coding sequence ATGGCGGGAGGAAAGGGCAAGGGCGGGACGGAACCCGGCATCAAGATCATCACGGAGAACCGCAAGGCGCGTGCCGCCTACACCGTGGACGAGAAGGTCGAGGCCGGCCTTCAACTCTCCGGGAGCGAGGTGAAGGCGTTGCGCGCCGGGACGGCCAACCTCTCGGACGCCTATGCCCTGCCGAAGGGGAGTGAGTTGTATCTGCTCAATGCCCACATCGGCGTCTACAATCCCTCCAGCTTCTTCACCCACGAGCCCCTCCGCGGTCGCAAGCTGCTGATGCACCGCGAGGAAATCGACAGGTGGACCACGAAGGTTCGGGAGCGGGGTTATTCCATCATCCCGCTCCTGTTGTACTTCAAGAACGGCCGGGCGAAGGTGGAGTTGGGGTTGTGCCGGGGCAAGACGCACGAGGACCGACGGCAGGACATCAAGGAACGGGAGACGAAGCGGGAGATGGACCGGGCGATGCGCCGTCGCTGA
- a CDS encoding LysM peptidoglycan-binding domain-containing protein, with the protein MKSSLLLALLTLAPTEVVVRDGESLAQVAQRALGDRGGASELKALNGLKDDAVAPGTKLKLPGADRARAQSVLETARNAVKHADARMARREEAAAKLKEAETHFQSARYQDAAKAADGAWKLLSESASQPTAFTVAVDDTGATTVKSVSGQPVRVEAEGVTRPVLVGESVRVEKGQPPPVPRAPLGVPHPTQPADKLKLSVQFAKGGQGPITLAWQAVEGAEGYEVELMPQRGEKRVLSASATQLKVSLPAGSYRWSVRALAREQRSEASAERGFEVAEAPAKPINLQVQPSKWK; encoded by the coding sequence ATGAAGAGTTCCCTCCTGCTCGCCCTGCTCACGCTGGCGCCCACCGAGGTGGTGGTACGCGATGGAGAATCACTCGCCCAGGTGGCCCAGCGCGCGCTGGGAGACCGCGGCGGGGCCAGCGAGTTGAAGGCCCTCAATGGTTTGAAGGACGACGCGGTCGCGCCGGGCACGAAGCTGAAGCTGCCGGGCGCGGACCGGGCCCGAGCGCAGAGCGTGCTGGAGACGGCACGCAACGCGGTGAAGCACGCGGACGCCCGGATGGCCCGGCGCGAGGAGGCCGCGGCCAAGCTGAAGGAGGCCGAGACCCACTTCCAGAGCGCCCGCTATCAGGATGCCGCGAAGGCGGCCGACGGGGCCTGGAAGCTGCTGTCGGAGAGCGCCTCGCAGCCCACCGCCTTCACGGTGGCCGTGGACGACACGGGCGCCACCACGGTGAAGTCCGTCTCCGGGCAGCCGGTGCGAGTGGAGGCCGAGGGCGTCACGCGTCCGGTGCTCGTGGGAGAGAGCGTGCGCGTGGAGAAGGGCCAGCCGCCTCCCGTGCCCCGTGCTCCGCTGGGCGTGCCCCACCCGACGCAGCCCGCGGACAAGCTGAAGCTGAGCGTCCAGTTCGCCAAGGGCGGCCAGGGCCCCATCACGCTGGCGTGGCAGGCCGTGGAGGGCGCCGAGGGCTATGAGGTGGAGCTGATGCCCCAGCGGGGTGAGAAGCGCGTGCTGTCGGCCTCCGCGACGCAGCTCAAGGTGTCGCTGCCCGCGGGGAGCTACCGCTGGAGCGTGCGCGCGCTCGCCCGGGAGCAGCGCTCCGAGGCCTCGGCCGAGCGGGGCTTCGAGGTGGCGGAGGCCCCGGCCAAACCCATCAACCTCCAGGTGCAACCCTCGAAGTGGAAGTAG